TGGAAAAGAACTCAAAAGGTAAACGCGGACGAAACCACCCCGGGCCCACACATCGAGCACCTACAACAACCCCCGCTCCGCAAACGACACCACCTCCTCCCCCACCACGAAGTGATCCAGCACGCGGATGTCGACGAGGCCGAGGGCGTCCCGCAAGCGCTCGGTGATGCGCCGGTCGGCCTGTGACGGTTCGGCCACGCCGGAGGGGTGGTTGTGGGCGAAGATGAGGGCGGCGGCCCGGTGCTCGAGGGCGCGGGTCACCACCTCCCGCGGATGCACGCTGGCCCCGTCGATGGTGCCACGGAACAGCTCCTCGAAGGCCAGCACGCGGTGCTGGTTGTCGAGGAAGAGACAGGCGAAGACCTCGTAGGGATAGTCGCGCATGCGCGCGGAGAGGTAACGGCGCGTGTCCTCCGGTCCGCCCAGGGCCTCGCCGCGCCGCAGCTGCTCGA
The window above is part of the Chromatiales bacterium genome. Proteins encoded here:
- the radC gene encoding DNA repair protein RadC, whose translation is MPITDWPVDERPREKLIHRGAEALSDAELLAIFLRTGVRGKTAVDLARDLIETFGGLRPLLNADERAFCAARGLGRAKYVQLRAVLEMARRHLFEQLRRGEALGGPEDTRRYLSARMRDYPYEVFACLFLDNQHRVLAFEELFRGTIDGASVHPREVVTRALEHRAAALIFAHNHPSGVAEPSQADRRITERLRDALGLVDIRVLDHFVVGEEVVSFAERGLL